Proteins found in one Alteromonas macleodii genomic segment:
- the cyoC gene encoding cytochrome o ubiquinol oxidase subunit III, with protein MSTIASSNTVPMPHEHVHEEHHENNTVFGFWLYLMTDCLLFASFFATYAVLFMNTASGVSGKDIFELNFVAVETAALLLSSITFGFAMICAHRQNKSGALTWLAVTWALGACFIGMEVYEFHHLIVHGNGPQQSAFLTAFFSLVGLHGLHVTAGLIWMTIMFIEVTRRGLGEQTVTRLSCLSLFWHFLDIVWICVFTVVYLMGAM; from the coding sequence ATGAGTACTATTGCATCATCAAATACAGTGCCAATGCCACATGAGCATGTACACGAAGAACACCATGAGAACAACACGGTGTTTGGTTTCTGGTTGTATTTAATGACCGACTGTTTGTTGTTTGCATCTTTTTTTGCTACCTACGCGGTGCTGTTCATGAACACGGCAAGCGGTGTGTCTGGCAAAGATATTTTTGAACTCAACTTTGTGGCTGTGGAGACCGCCGCGTTGCTTCTAAGCAGTATCACCTTTGGCTTCGCCATGATTTGCGCTCACCGACAAAACAAGTCAGGTGCACTTACTTGGCTGGCAGTGACATGGGCACTGGGAGCGTGTTTTATCGGTATGGAAGTATACGAGTTCCATCACCTTATTGTGCATGGTAACGGGCCGCAGCAAAGTGCGTTTTTAACGGCGTTTTTCTCGTTAGTAGGGCTGCACGGACTGCACGTTACCGCAGGTCTTATTTGGATGACCATCATGTTTATTGAAGTAACCCGCCGAGGTTTAGGTGAGCAAACGGTTACTCGATTAAGCTGCTTAAGTCTGTTTTGGCACTTCCTCGATATCGTGTGGATATGTGTATTTACCGTAGTGTACTTAATGGGGGCAATGTAA
- the cyoB gene encoding cytochrome o ubiquinol oxidase subunit I produces the protein MSFLGKLSIEAVPYHEPIIMVTLAVVALLGVVIAMLITKHKQWGTLWFDWITSVDHKRLGIMYIVLAMIMLLRGFADAIMMRTQLAMATNGAPGYLPPEHYDQIFTAHGVIMIIFMAMPFMIGLMNIILPLQIGARDVAFPFLNNLSFWLTAGGAILVNVSLGLGEFAKTGWVAYPPLAGLEFSPGVGVDYYIWALQISGLGTLLTAVNFLVTVFKMRAPGMKLMQMPIFTWTCTWANILIAASFPILTAVLAMLTLDRYMDFHFFTNEAGGNSMMYINLFWAWGHPEVYILVLPAFGIFSEVISTFTAKRLFGYKSMVYASGAIAILGFIVWLHHFFTMGSSANVNAFFGIMTMVIAVPTGVKLFNWLFTMYRGRLVLSVPVLWTLGFMVTFTIGGMTGVLLAIPGADYVLHNSLFLIAHFHNTIIGGAVFGYLAGFAFWFPKAMGFKLDEKTGKAAFWCWQIGFLLAFMPLYVLGFLGMTRRLNHTNNPDWNIWLYIAAFGAFVIAIGIFFQLLQLFVSFKNREKLNDTTGDPWNGHTLEWSTASPPQFYNFANIPHVKDIDAWTDMKERGESYQRPEKYTPIHMPKNTSAGVFMSMSFTVMGFALIWHIWWLAIAGLVAGIGVFIKRCYTSDVDYYVQVDEVERVEATHLSANTVGGRS, from the coding sequence ATGTCTTTTTTAGGTAAATTATCTATAGAGGCCGTGCCCTATCACGAGCCCATTATCATGGTGACACTTGCCGTAGTGGCACTGCTTGGTGTGGTTATAGCCATGCTAATCACCAAACACAAACAGTGGGGTACCCTGTGGTTTGACTGGATCACGTCTGTCGACCACAAACGTCTTGGCATTATGTACATTGTGCTGGCTATGATCATGCTGCTGCGCGGCTTTGCCGACGCCATTATGATGCGTACTCAGCTTGCAATGGCAACCAATGGTGCGCCCGGCTATCTACCGCCAGAGCACTACGACCAAATCTTCACAGCTCATGGCGTTATCATGATCATATTCATGGCGATGCCGTTTATGATTGGCTTGATGAACATCATTTTGCCTCTGCAAATTGGTGCTCGTGATGTGGCGTTTCCTTTTTTAAATAACTTAAGTTTTTGGCTAACCGCAGGTGGCGCAATTCTAGTAAATGTGTCTTTAGGGTTAGGTGAATTCGCAAAAACAGGGTGGGTTGCTTATCCGCCTCTAGCCGGGTTGGAGTTTAGTCCCGGGGTTGGCGTCGACTATTACATATGGGCCCTGCAGATATCCGGGCTCGGCACCCTTTTAACTGCCGTAAACTTCTTAGTTACCGTGTTTAAAATGCGTGCACCAGGCATGAAGTTAATGCAAATGCCTATTTTCACATGGACCTGTACGTGGGCGAATATACTGATTGCCGCGTCGTTCCCTATTCTTACCGCTGTGTTGGCTATGCTAACCCTAGACCGCTACATGGACTTCCATTTCTTTACGAATGAAGCCGGCGGTAACTCTATGATGTATATCAACCTATTCTGGGCGTGGGGACACCCTGAAGTTTATATTCTGGTACTGCCTGCATTTGGTATTTTCTCAGAGGTTATATCGACGTTTACCGCTAAGCGTTTGTTTGGCTACAAGTCGATGGTTTACGCATCGGGCGCCATTGCCATTCTAGGCTTTATTGTGTGGCTGCACCACTTCTTTACCATGGGGTCGAGCGCCAATGTGAATGCCTTTTTTGGCATTATGACCATGGTTATTGCCGTACCCACGGGTGTGAAACTATTTAACTGGTTGTTCACCATGTATCGAGGCCGTCTTGTACTAAGTGTGCCTGTGCTATGGACGTTAGGTTTTATGGTGACTTTCACTATCGGCGGTATGACAGGGGTGTTACTTGCCATTCCTGGTGCTGACTACGTACTGCACAATAGCCTATTCCTTATTGCCCATTTTCATAACACCATTATTGGTGGCGCCGTGTTCGGCTACCTGGCGGGCTTTGCGTTTTGGTTCCCGAAAGCCATGGGCTTTAAGCTTGACGAAAAAACCGGAAAAGCAGCCTTTTGGTGCTGGCAAATTGGTTTCCTTTTGGCGTTCATGCCCCTTTATGTGCTTGGCTTCTTGGGTATGACACGCCGCTTAAATCACACAAACAATCCTGACTGGAATATCTGGTTATACATTGCTGCATTTGGTGCGTTTGTTATAGCAATTGGCATTTTCTTCCAGCTACTTCAGCTATTTGTAAGCTTTAAAAACAGAGAAAAGCTCAACGACACAACAGGCGATCCGTGGAATGGTCACACGCTAGAGTGGTCAACAGCATCACCACCTCAGTTCTATAACTTTGCCAACATACCGCACGTGAAAGACATCGATGCATGGACGGATATGAAAGAACGGGGCGAGTCGTATCAACGCCCAGAGAAATACACACCTATACATATGCCCAAAAACACCTCAGCCGGTGTGTTTATGAGTATGAGTTTTACCGTTATGGGTTTCGCCCTTATTTGGCATATCTGGTGGCTAGCTATTGCTGGTCTAGTCGCAGGAATAGGGGTGTTTATAAAACGTTGTTATACCTCGGATGTTGATTACTACGTGCAGGTAGATGAGGTTGAACGAGTTGAAGCTACGCACCTAAGTGCTAATACAGTGGGAGGTCGCTCATGA
- the cyoA gene encoding ubiquinol oxidase subunit II, whose product MSIRNLFTLIVAGAGLTLAGCSGGVLDPKGQVGMDEKNLIILCTILMLIVVVPVIVLTLYFAWKYRASRDFEIYTPKWAHSTKIEAIVWSIPILIVISLSVITWRSTHALDPYSPLEGKGEHLTVEVVSLNWKWLFIYPEQGIATVNELVFPANKPVAFKITSESTMNSFFIPQLGSQIYSMAGMETKLHLIADEPGTYKGISSNYSGAGFTGMKFNAIATPTEGDFNDWVASVKQAQTPLTSASYEQLAKPSENNPVTYYSNVSEGLFHDIVMKYMKDHGSMDFYSKPENAATGEHHTMPQMQHRHHQEDAQ is encoded by the coding sequence TTGTCTATTCGTAACCTTTTTACTTTGATTGTTGCTGGTGCTGGGCTTACGTTAGCCGGTTGCAGCGGTGGCGTGCTTGACCCCAAAGGGCAAGTGGGCATGGATGAAAAGAATCTTATTATTCTTTGTACCATTCTGATGCTGATTGTTGTTGTTCCCGTTATTGTGCTTACGCTTTACTTTGCGTGGAAATATCGTGCTAGCCGCGACTTTGAAATTTACACCCCTAAATGGGCACACTCTACGAAGATAGAAGCCATTGTATGGTCTATTCCAATTTTAATTGTCATTTCATTAAGCGTAATAACATGGCGCTCGACACATGCGCTCGACCCCTATTCGCCGCTAGAAGGCAAAGGAGAACACCTTACTGTTGAGGTGGTATCGCTCAACTGGAAATGGCTGTTTATTTACCCTGAACAAGGTATTGCAACGGTCAATGAATTGGTGTTTCCCGCTAATAAACCTGTGGCGTTTAAAATCACTTCTGAAAGCACTATGAATTCGTTTTTCATTCCTCAGTTGGGAAGCCAAATTTATTCCATGGCTGGTATGGAAACTAAGCTTCACCTTATCGCAGACGAGCCAGGAACGTATAAAGGTATTTCGTCAAACTACAGTGGCGCGGGCTTTACGGGAATGAAATTCAACGCTATCGCCACACCTACCGAGGGCGACTTTAACGATTGGGTTGCAAGCGTAAAGCAAGCACAAACACCGTTAACTTCGGCGTCTTATGAGCAACTGGCCAAACCAAGTGAAAACAATCCTGTGACTTACTACAGCAACGTTAGTGAAGGCCTTTTTCACGACATCGTGATGAAGTACATGAAAGATCATGGCTCTATGGATTTCTACAGCAAGCCAGAAAATGCCGCAACCGGCGAGCATCACACAATGCCTCAAATGCAACACCGTCATCATCAAGAGGATGCACAATAA
- the vapB gene encoding type II toxin-antitoxin system VapB family antitoxin — protein MTTAKIFMNNRSQAVRMPAEARFEESVKAVNVRVVGKERVLSPIENTWDSFFESSNSVTGDFMNERASQEQTARESFDD, from the coding sequence ATGACGACAGCTAAAATTTTTATGAATAACCGCTCTCAAGCAGTTAGGATGCCCGCAGAAGCACGATTTGAAGAATCTGTTAAAGCAGTTAATGTTCGGGTTGTAGGTAAGGAAAGAGTATTAAGTCCTATTGAGAATACTTGGGATAGCTTTTTTGAATCAAGCAATTCTGTAACAGGTGATTTTATGAATGAAAGGGCGAGTCAAGAACAAACTGCTCGAGAAAGTTTTGATGATTAA
- the vapC gene encoding type II toxin-antitoxin system tRNA(fMet)-specific endonuclease VapC, giving the protein MIKYLLDTNICIYVIKNRPLEVLSKFNDSAGRMAISSITLAELLHGCEKSQRVEHNTRQVEDFCSRLEVLEYGNNAAQHYGSIRANLEKSGQMIGVNDLHIAGHARSLGLTVVTNNEREFHRVKGLLVENWIS; this is encoded by the coding sequence ATGATTAAGTACCTACTAGACACTAATATTTGTATTTATGTGATCAAGAATCGTCCTTTGGAAGTTTTATCAAAATTCAATGATTCAGCGGGCAGAATGGCTATTTCATCAATTACATTAGCTGAACTTTTACATGGATGTGAGAAAAGCCAAAGAGTTGAACATAATACCAGGCAAGTAGAAGATTTCTGCTCCAGGCTCGAAGTTCTTGAGTATGGCAATAATGCGGCGCAACATTATGGTTCAATTAGAGCCAATTTGGAAAAGTCCGGCCAAATGATTGGTGTAAATGACCTACATATCGCGGGCCATGCGCGTAGCTTAGGGTTGACCGTTGTTACTAACAACGAACGAGAGTTTCATCGGGTTAAAGGGCTACTTGTAGAAAATTGGATATCTTGA
- a CDS encoding AAA family ATPase, whose protein sequence is MEGKFMEINRVDLTGFRNFKDASINFRPDSLLIGANDVVKSNLLYAFY, encoded by the coding sequence ATGGAAGGTAAGTTTATGGAAATAAATAGAGTTGATCTAACTGGTTTCAGAAATTTTAAGGATGCATCCATTAACTTCCGACCAGATAGCCTTTTGATAGGTGCTAATGATGTTGTTAAGAGCAACCTTCTCTACGCCTTCTACTAG
- the dgt gene encoding dGTPase yields the protein MSGFSSKISHKRFHASREMTNNASFPCELSGNDRESMCNAITFQCESDRGRIINSAAVRRLQQKTQVFPLERNAAVRSRLTHSLEVMQVGRFITRKLISKMQRLDSHKSDIEGLEDALESIVEMSCLMHDVGNPPFGHFGERAIQDWLSSNLGDCIRVAFEDKTNAHESTYVPEDLIKDIIGFEGNAQGIRIITNLQKLNLTKTQIASVLKYTRCGTEERPSDEQHPQYYLLKKVGYYFSEKSIVEEVVSFHGLANRHRHPIAYIMEAADDISYCIADLEDAVDKGLLTMHSLKELLLNEYTNLRPDCDRMARILGSNQSWSRYDAKDVSQFFIAFRSNFVVALVSYAADVIFNNLSAILEGSYGGHILEDNSPESCMAKAMKNVAFSYVFNHPEVEANELKGYTVITGLLEKYKPLLEAPQQTFIEALNNSKDVPVFLSRLCKKLPAKHLRAYNETMENGTGNSGSFPNTKVMEYYYRCRLIQDLISGMTDQYALDEYRQLMAVDAV from the coding sequence ATGTCAGGATTTTCATCAAAAATTTCACATAAACGATTCCATGCCTCACGAGAGATGACAAATAATGCTTCTTTCCCGTGTGAGCTTTCAGGAAATGATAGGGAATCGATGTGTAATGCGATTACGTTTCAATGTGAAAGTGACAGAGGGCGTATTATTAACTCTGCTGCGGTCAGACGATTGCAACAAAAAACCCAGGTTTTTCCTCTTGAACGCAATGCCGCCGTCCGGAGTAGGCTTACCCACAGCCTTGAAGTCATGCAGGTCGGGAGATTCATAACCAGAAAACTGATAAGTAAGATGCAGAGGTTGGATAGCCACAAAAGTGATATCGAAGGCCTAGAGGATGCACTTGAAAGCATTGTTGAAATGTCTTGTCTTATGCATGACGTCGGAAACCCTCCATTCGGTCATTTTGGTGAGCGAGCCATACAAGATTGGCTGTCATCTAATCTTGGCGACTGTATTCGAGTTGCTTTTGAAGACAAAACGAATGCTCACGAATCAACATATGTTCCCGAGGACTTGATAAAGGACATTATTGGATTTGAAGGTAATGCTCAGGGTATTCGAATCATCACCAATTTACAAAAGCTCAACCTTACAAAGACTCAGATTGCATCTGTTCTGAAATATACTCGTTGCGGCACTGAAGAGCGTCCCAGCGATGAACAGCATCCACAGTATTACTTATTAAAAAAAGTAGGCTATTACTTCAGCGAAAAGTCCATTGTAGAAGAAGTCGTTTCGTTTCATGGACTAGCAAACAGACACAGGCATCCCATTGCGTACATAATGGAAGCGGCAGATGATATATCCTACTGTATAGCTGACTTGGAAGATGCGGTGGATAAAGGTCTTCTGACCATGCATTCACTTAAAGAACTTCTGCTCAATGAATATACCAATTTACGACCTGATTGCGACAGAATGGCACGGATACTTGGTAGTAATCAGTCTTGGTCAAGATATGACGCAAAAGATGTTTCGCAGTTCTTTATAGCGTTCAGAAGCAACTTTGTTGTTGCGCTCGTCAGTTATGCCGCGGATGTCATTTTCAACAATCTGTCAGCTATACTTGAAGGCAGTTATGGTGGACATATCCTCGAAGACAATTCACCTGAATCCTGCATGGCAAAAGCGATGAAAAACGTGGCTTTCAGTTACGTCTTTAACCATCCGGAAGTCGAAGCAAATGAACTAAAAGGATACACAGTAATTACCGGCCTATTGGAAAAATATAAGCCGCTGCTTGAAGCTCCACAACAGACTTTTATTGAAGCACTTAATAACAGCAAAGATGTACCTGTATTTCTTTCCCGACTTTGTAAAAAACTCCCAGCCAAGCATTTGAGAGCCTACAACGAGACAATGGAAAACGGTACTGGCAATAGCGGATCGTTCCCCAATACCAAGGTAATGGAATACTACTATCGTTGTCGTTTGATTCAGGACCTAATTAGCGGGATGACCGACCAATATGCGCTCGACGAGTATCGTCAATTAATGGCTGTGGACGCGGTATAA
- the ltrA gene encoding group II intron reverse transcriptase/maturase — MSTTMSVPAFSHPPSGWHTINWYLVHRQVRGLQVRIAKATKQQQWRRVKTLQRMLVRSFAVKALAVKRVTENRGKATPGVDGELWSTPESKWNAIERLKRNGYKPRPLRRVYIPKANGKRRPLGIPTMLDRAMQALYLLGLEPVSETTADRNSYGFRPMRSTADAIEQCFVNISRKSSAKWILEGDIKGCFDNISHDWLLANIPLDKQVLRKWLKAGFMESGSLHATEAGTPQGGIISPVLANMALDGLEAVLESHFGKKNTKAAYKTKVNYVRYADDFIITGISQELLEDKVKPLVEAFMAERGLTLSKEKTLVTHVSDGFDFLGQNLRSYNGKLLIKPSRKNLRNVLGKLKQIVAGNKTVTAGNLIMMLNPVLQGWANYHRHVVAKETFNYVDYRVWKMLWKWCRRRHQNRHKRWVKEKYFKSAGNRNWVFSGVNGKGNTARLVYTMDTAIKRHIKIKAEANPYLPEFEEYFEKRLERAWKESFKGRDKLLTLWLRQRKRCVMCNNLITKETGWNIHHVIERVKGGSDKLSNLVLLHPNCHRQHHCQ, encoded by the coding sequence ATGAGTACGACAATGTCAGTACCTGCATTCTCCCACCCACCTTCGGGCTGGCATACCATTAACTGGTATCTGGTTCACAGGCAGGTGAGAGGGTTACAGGTACGGATCGCGAAGGCGACTAAACAGCAACAGTGGCGCAGGGTGAAAACCCTGCAACGTATGTTGGTGCGTTCGTTTGCTGTCAAAGCATTGGCAGTCAAGCGCGTGACTGAGAACCGTGGCAAAGCAACGCCCGGTGTCGATGGGGAGTTGTGGAGCACGCCAGAGAGTAAATGGAATGCTATAGAGCGATTAAAGCGAAACGGGTACAAGCCCAGACCGTTGCGCAGAGTTTATATCCCAAAGGCAAACGGCAAACGCCGCCCGTTGGGAATACCGACAATGCTGGACAGAGCTATGCAGGCCTTATACCTGCTAGGTCTTGAGCCGGTTTCGGAAACTACTGCGGATCGCAATAGCTATGGTTTTAGACCCATGCGTTCGACCGCTGATGCCATAGAACAATGCTTTGTGAACATCAGTAGGAAGAGCTCAGCCAAATGGATTTTGGAAGGGGATATTAAGGGGTGTTTCGACAACATCAGTCATGACTGGTTACTTGCCAACATTCCGTTGGATAAACAGGTACTCAGAAAGTGGCTGAAAGCGGGATTCATGGAGTCGGGTAGTTTACATGCGACAGAAGCGGGAACGCCTCAGGGCGGGATCATTTCTCCTGTATTGGCCAACATGGCGCTTGATGGTTTGGAAGCGGTGCTTGAATCCCATTTTGGGAAGAAAAATACCAAAGCCGCCTACAAGACCAAGGTCAATTACGTGCGATATGCGGATGACTTCATCATCACAGGAATCTCGCAAGAGTTACTGGAAGATAAAGTCAAACCCCTTGTTGAAGCCTTTATGGCCGAGAGAGGACTAACGCTATCGAAAGAGAAAACACTGGTCACTCATGTTTCTGATGGTTTTGATTTTCTGGGTCAGAATCTACGCAGTTACAACGGTAAGCTTTTAATTAAGCCCAGCCGAAAGAATCTGCGAAATGTGCTCGGAAAGTTGAAGCAAATAGTTGCGGGTAACAAAACGGTCACTGCTGGCAATTTGATAATGATGCTTAACCCTGTTTTACAGGGTTGGGCTAACTATCATCGCCATGTGGTGGCTAAGGAAACCTTCAATTATGTGGACTACAGGGTTTGGAAAATGCTGTGGAAATGGTGCCGAAGACGACATCAAAATCGTCATAAACGCTGGGTTAAGGAGAAATATTTTAAATCAGCGGGTAACCGTAACTGGGTATTTTCCGGTGTGAATGGAAAAGGCAATACCGCCCGACTTGTTTACACCATGGATACGGCAATTAAGCGACATATTAAGATAAAAGCAGAGGCAAATCCGTATTTACCGGAATTTGAAGAATACTTTGAGAAGCGCCTAGAGCGAGCTTGGAAGGAGTCTTTTAAAGGTAGAGATAAGTTGCTAACGCTTTGGCTCAGACAGCGGAAACGCTGTGTTATGTGCAACAACCTGATTACCAAAGAGACAGGGTGGAATATCCATCATGTTATTGAAAGGGTGAAAGGTGGTAGCGATAAACTGAGTAACTTAGTGCTGTTGCATCCCAATTGCCATAGACAACATCACTGTCAATAA